The genome window tattttttaatttgaactCTTGATCTTTTTTCACTTAAACAACCTTGaaaaactttaatttcaGTTGTGGACATcaattttggattttttgCCCAATAActttgtttaaattttttcactggaattattttttgggtTGGTTCTAAtgtattttctttatttaattttgaagcCTTTATTTCATTCCGATATCGCAACTTTGGGATGAATTTAAGACATCCTTCTGAGGTTTGCTGATCTTGCTGAACTTTGGATTGTGGTGAAGAAATtaatggtgttggtgttggtgttggtgtggGTAATAATGGTATCACAACTTCaggtgaatttgaaattgatattgatggtgatgtttCCTCTTCGAGTGTTTCCTCTTCAGATGTTTCCTCTTCAGATGTTTCCTCTTCAGATATTTCCTCTCCAAGTGTGGCTGAAAGTGGTGGTGTTTTTTGAGGTGTTAATAGTGGTGTAAGTTGTTCAGGTGATAAAGTAGGTGTATGAATTTCATTATCTGGTGTTTTTTTGCGTAAATTAGTTGACTTTTTACTAACAACATATGTCTTTGTCTGACAATCCACACAATCTATGAATGTATTTTCCACAtcaattttacaaatataaaaCCCTTCAtctcttatttttttaaccatTTGATCGACGTTAAAGTGTTC of Dictyostelium discoideum WS2162 plasmid Ddp5, complete sequence contains these proteins:
- the g5 gene encoding G5-like (transcription factor; contains HHCC zinc finger motif), which produces MESNYNEFYKNNLDIDHSQEIIRYLKNGNRVTVSNKHFFKDIFRSKFGDRTGRSKAYKSFVNSSFKRYLKIINKTYSLNGLDRNGDDILFNKIKGKKVFIGPIPKRYHYNEKDDNTIEHFNVDQMVKKIRDEGFYICKIDVENTFIDCVDCQTKTYVVSKKSTNLRKKTPDNEIHTPTLSPEQLTPLLTPQKTPPLSATLGEEISEEETSEEETSEEETLEEETSPSISISNSPEVVIPLLPTPTPTPTPLISSPQSKVQQDQQTSEGCLKFIPKLRYRNEIKASKLNKENTLEPTQKIIPVKKFKQSYWAKNPKLMSTTEIKVFQGCLSEKRSRVQIKK